One window from the genome of Streptomyces sp. WZ-12 encodes:
- a CDS encoding PaaX family transcriptional regulator: protein MSDEPAQHTPRSLIVTFYGAYGRGGPEDAGGEPGPVPVAVLIRLLGVLGVDPPSVRSAVSRLKRRGLLVPERTAAGAASYGLSDAGRQLLADGDRRIFGRPAGPPPEGWVLAVFSVPEEERHKRHLLRSRLTRLGFGTAAPGVWIAPAHLYEETRHTLERLQLAAYVDLFTGTHAGFTPTAQAVARWWDLDALAARHRAFLAEQEPVLARWSRRRSLPPEAAYRDHLLALDAWRHLPYADPGLSSPLLPEDWPGGRAAEVFHQLHDTLRAAAAAYVREATAGTHRTQNAG, encoded by the coding sequence GTGAGCGACGAGCCTGCCCAGCACACCCCGCGGTCCCTGATCGTCACGTTCTACGGCGCCTACGGCCGGGGCGGCCCCGAGGACGCCGGCGGCGAGCCCGGGCCGGTGCCGGTGGCCGTGCTGATCAGGCTCCTCGGGGTGCTCGGCGTGGATCCGCCGTCGGTGCGCTCGGCAGTCTCCCGGCTCAAGCGCCGCGGACTGCTGGTCCCCGAGCGCACCGCCGCGGGCGCGGCCTCGTACGGGCTCTCCGACGCGGGCCGACAACTGCTCGCGGACGGCGACCGCCGGATATTCGGCCGGCCCGCCGGACCACCGCCGGAGGGCTGGGTGTTGGCCGTCTTCTCCGTCCCCGAGGAGGAGCGGCACAAGCGCCATCTGCTGCGCTCGCGACTGACCCGGCTGGGCTTCGGCACCGCGGCGCCCGGTGTGTGGATCGCCCCCGCGCACCTCTACGAGGAGACCCGGCACACCCTGGAGCGGCTGCAACTGGCCGCCTACGTGGACCTGTTCACCGGCACCCACGCCGGTTTCACGCCCACCGCGCAGGCCGTGGCGCGCTGGTGGGACCTGGACGCCCTCGCGGCCCGGCACCGCGCGTTCCTGGCCGAGCAGGAACCGGTGCTGGCCCGTTGGAGCCGGCGCCGCTCGCTTCCCCCCGAGGCCGCCTACCGCGACCATCTGCTCGCCCTGGACGCCTGGCGGCACCTCCCCTATGCGGACCCCGGCCTGTCCTCTCCCCTCCTGCCGGAGGACTGGCCGGGCGGCCGCGCGGCGGAGGTGTTCCACCAACTGCACGACACCCTGCGGGCGGCGGCCGCCGCATACGTGCGGGAGGCGACGGCCGGGACGCACCGCACCCAGAACGCCGGTTGA
- a CDS encoding HAD family hydrolase, which produces MRVSMEVGERPVRGARSASGGETLRAAVFDLDGTLANTLPAISKLLVKVAAEQGCSVTARQAAAAIGKPPAAAFGRLLGRPEDDGRVQAAISRYRELFSYEVLCQGPQLLYPGVTAGLSALRAHGVELAVATSKTTRSAEALLDVMGIRDLVGPVIGQDMVRRGKPHPEMVLRAAGRLGVPAWQSAYVGDTVGDMRMAVTARMEPVAVTYGSGTFGELAAVAGTRMCSSFKDVVSVIAAARPRPSAAGPVRQRPAAAVPVGAHQRRR; this is translated from the coding sequence ATGCGCGTATCAATGGAAGTCGGCGAACGTCCTGTGAGAGGCGCGCGGAGCGCCAGCGGCGGAGAGACGCTCAGGGCCGCCGTCTTCGATCTGGACGGCACCCTCGCCAACACCCTGCCCGCGATCAGCAAGCTGCTGGTCAAGGTGGCGGCGGAACAGGGCTGTTCGGTGACCGCGCGGCAGGCGGCCGCGGCCATCGGCAAGCCCCCGGCCGCCGCGTTCGGACGGCTGCTCGGCCGCCCCGAGGACGACGGCCGGGTGCAGGCCGCCATCTCCCGCTACCGGGAGCTGTTCTCCTACGAGGTCCTGTGCCAGGGGCCGCAGTTGCTCTACCCGGGAGTGACGGCCGGACTGTCCGCGCTGCGCGCCCACGGCGTCGAACTGGCCGTCGCCACCTCCAAGACCACCCGCAGCGCCGAGGCCCTGCTCGACGTGATGGGCATCCGCGACCTGGTCGGCCCGGTCATCGGGCAGGACATGGTCCGACGCGGCAAGCCGCACCCGGAGATGGTGCTGCGCGCGGCCGGTCGGCTGGGGGTCCCGGCCTGGCAGAGCGCGTATGTCGGGGACACCGTGGGGGACATGAGGATGGCGGTGACCGCGCGCATGGAGCCGGTCGCGGTCACCTACGGCAGCGGCACCTTCGGTGAACTCGCCGCGGTCGCCGGGACCCGGATGTGCAGTTCGTTCAAGGACGTGGTCTCGGTGATCGCCGCCGCCCGGCCGCGCCCGTCGGCCGCCGGCCCGGTCCGGCAGCGCCCGGCCGCCGCCGTCCCCGTAGGGGCGCACCAGCGGCGACGCTGA
- a CDS encoding TetR/AcrR family transcriptional regulator has translation MPTQHRAIQSRQALIRSAAETFLEKGVPAAGMVEISRRARLSKGALYFHFTSKDDLTLAVRDTALATLNEIEEGFLRSSQPLTVAVRDFAVTLFGRVQSDPVLRAGLRLRPETAPGLDLHALEQRWYALFLDKAVTCGTGDPVGTGPGLTGPDPEDAEPRRTAQLLTSVVVGLLHLGGGDRTWWDAEAVTGLWGLLPVTAERVGAAELPAPAQVAAG, from the coding sequence GTGCCCACGCAGCATCGAGCCATCCAAAGCCGCCAGGCGCTGATCCGCTCGGCCGCCGAGACGTTCCTGGAGAAGGGAGTGCCCGCCGCGGGCATGGTCGAGATCAGTCGGCGGGCCCGACTCAGCAAGGGAGCCCTCTACTTCCACTTCACGTCCAAGGACGACCTGACCCTCGCGGTCCGGGACACCGCGCTGGCCACCCTCAACGAGATCGAGGAGGGCTTCCTGCGCTCCTCTCAGCCGTTGACCGTCGCCGTCCGGGACTTCGCGGTCACGCTGTTCGGCCGGGTGCAGTCGGACCCGGTGCTGCGCGCGGGATTGCGGCTGCGCCCGGAGACCGCGCCGGGCCTGGACCTGCACGCCCTGGAGCAGCGCTGGTACGCGCTCTTCCTCGACAAGGCGGTGACCTGCGGCACCGGCGACCCGGTCGGCACGGGGCCCGGGCTCACCGGCCCGGACCCCGAGGACGCCGAACCGCGCCGCACCGCCCAGCTGTTGACCTCGGTCGTGGTGGGCCTGCTGCACCTGGGCGGCGGCGATCGGACGTGGTGGGACGCGGAGGCGGTGACCGGGCTGTGGGGCCTGCTGCCGGTCACGGCGGAGCGGGTCGGGGCCGCCGAGCTCCCGGCGCCGGCCCAGGTCGCGGCCGGCTGA
- a CDS encoding MDR family NADP-dependent oxidoreductase, giving the protein MNLTDAPGLPSVHREVRLARRVGDEELTGRHFTVAEVPLPSPGPGQVLVRTRFMVVTAAMRTRMTAARLPMPSFEPGQPLSGAAVGEVVAAPGGAFAPGDLVHHPHGWREFAVVDAARVRLLDPTALPSPLAHLSQGDTAWGALTRAAEVRPGDTVFVTGAAGGVGSLAGQLARRLGAARVIGSTGSEAKAARLRAELGYDATVVRGAGPIEEQLRRAAPDGIDVLLDTVGGEQLRAALAVARPEARFALVGLLSSQLGGDGGATGPVELDAGLIITRRVALRGFGRYAHPDLAEEWTAEFGRGLRDGSLVFPHALLKGIEQAPRALCELTQGRHVGAVIVEL; this is encoded by the coding sequence ATGAACCTGACCGACGCACCCGGACTCCCCTCCGTCCACCGGGAGGTACGGCTCGCCCGCCGGGTCGGCGACGAAGAATTGACGGGGCGTCATTTCACCGTCGCCGAGGTTCCGCTGCCCAGTCCTGGCCCCGGTCAGGTGCTGGTGCGCACCCGCTTCATGGTGGTCACCGCGGCGATGCGGACCCGGATGACCGCGGCCCGTTTGCCGATGCCGTCCTTCGAGCCGGGGCAGCCGCTGTCGGGTGCCGCCGTCGGCGAAGTGGTGGCCGCGCCCGGCGGTGCCTTCGCGCCCGGCGATCTCGTCCACCATCCCCATGGTTGGCGTGAGTTCGCCGTCGTTGACGCGGCGCGGGTGCGCCTCCTCGACCCGACCGCGCTGCCGTCCCCGCTGGCGCACCTCTCCCAGGGTGACACCGCCTGGGGGGCGCTTACCCGGGCCGCCGAGGTGCGGCCGGGGGACACCGTGTTCGTCACCGGCGCCGCCGGCGGCGTGGGCAGTCTGGCCGGCCAGCTCGCCCGCCGGCTGGGTGCGGCCCGGGTGATCGGCAGCACCGGTTCGGAGGCCAAGGCGGCCCGGCTGCGGGCGGAGTTGGGGTACGACGCCACGGTCGTGCGCGGCGCCGGGCCGATCGAGGAGCAGCTCCGCCGGGCCGCGCCCGACGGGATCGACGTCCTGCTGGACACCGTGGGCGGCGAGCAACTGCGTGCGGCGCTTGCCGTGGCCCGCCCGGAGGCCCGCTTCGCCCTGGTCGGCCTGTTGTCCAGCCAGTTGGGCGGGGACGGCGGGGCGACCGGTCCGGTCGAGTTGGACGCGGGGCTGATCATCACGCGTCGGGTGGCGCTGCGCGGCTTCGGCCGGTACGCCCATCCCGACCTGGCGGAGGAGTGGACGGCGGAGTTCGGCCGGGGGCTGCGGGACGGTTCGTTGGTCTTCCCGCACGCGCTGCTGAAGGGGATCGAACAGGCGCCGAGGGCGCTGTGTGAGCTCACCCAGGGACGTCATGTCGGGGCGGTCATCGTGGAGTTGTGA
- a CDS encoding ScbR family autoregulator-binding transcription factor — protein MVKQERAVRTRRAVLEAAAHVIGTRGYEAATMAEIIQRAGVTKGAVYFHFRSKDALARAVIREQTDPFVPPVSESRLQDAIDFTHQVALALRSDPMIQAGTRIAVETTFSDEPLVPYQAWIDIMATMFTEARDNGELLPAVAPDRAAEFFVASYMGVQLFSRAATNRADLPERVTTLWKHTLPGLASPGALSHLDPHGRSAHVTV, from the coding sequence GTGGTCAAGCAGGAACGCGCAGTGCGCACCCGGCGCGCCGTCCTCGAAGCCGCGGCCCATGTCATCGGCACCCGCGGCTACGAGGCCGCGACGATGGCAGAGATCATCCAGCGCGCCGGGGTCACCAAGGGCGCCGTTTACTTCCATTTCCGGTCCAAGGACGCGTTGGCGCGCGCGGTCATCCGGGAACAAACCGACCCGTTCGTACCGCCGGTGAGCGAATCCCGCCTCCAGGACGCCATCGACTTCACGCACCAGGTGGCACTGGCCCTGCGGAGCGATCCGATGATCCAGGCCGGCACCCGGATCGCGGTCGAGACGACCTTCAGCGACGAGCCACTGGTCCCCTACCAGGCGTGGATCGACATCATGGCCACGATGTTCACCGAGGCCCGGGACAACGGCGAATTACTGCCGGCGGTCGCCCCGGACCGGGCCGCGGAGTTCTTCGTCGCCTCCTACATGGGCGTGCAGCTCTTCTCGCGCGCCGCGACCAACCGCGCCGATCTTCCCGAGCGGGTCACGACCCTCTGGAAGCACACCCTGCCGGGCCTGGCGTCGCCCGGCGCACTGAGCCACCTCGATCCGCACGGCCGCTCCGCACACGTCACCGTCTGA
- a CDS encoding oxidoreductase → MTAPAGTAGRPLKVAVLGGGPGGLYAAALLKRLDPDREITVWERNAPDHTFGFGVVLSDETLGGIEHADPVIYRALQAEFVRWDDIAIVHRGRTLTSGGHGFAALGRRRLLAVLHERCRSLGVRLVFRTEAPPAAELARDHDLVIAADGVHSTTRTAHDEVFRPQLTAHRCRYIWLSADFALDSFRFEIADTGHGIAQLHAYPYARPSPGHHPSPTPPWTPSRGSRPPLPKPDRPGDPDAPDEGASTVIVEMREEVWRANGLDALDERASAAWCAELFAATLRGRPLRTNNSAWIAFRTVVNERWSHGRIVLLGDAAHTAHFSIGSGTKLAVEDALALAACLRERPTLPEALAAYEAERRPVVASTQRAARASLAWFEELATYADQPPHQFAFNLLTRSRRVTHDNLRLRDAEFTDAVAAEAGVPDGTPPMFTPFRLRGLTLRNRVVVSPMDMYAADGAGTPGDFHLVHLGARALGGAGLVMTEMVCVSPEGRITPACTGLYAPEHERAWRRVTDFVHGQAPGTALGVQLGHAGRKGSTRRMWEGIDQPLPDGNWPVVAASPLPYRPGVNQIPHALTASELVAVRDQFVGSAARAARAGFDLLELHCAHGYLLSGFLSPLTNQRTDAYGGCLEGRLRFPLEVFDAVRERWPDDRPMTVRISATDWAEGGTTPEDAVAIAAAFAEHGADAIDVSTGQVVSHERPDFGRSYQTPFADRIRNTLGIPVIAVGAISSWDDVNSLILAGRTDLCALARPHLYDPHWTLHAAAEQGYAGPGAPWPPSYQAGSRTPPTGRTDAPKPRLTLH, encoded by the coding sequence GTGACCGCGCCCGCGGGGACGGCCGGGCGCCCGCTGAAGGTCGCCGTGCTCGGCGGCGGCCCCGGCGGGCTCTACGCCGCGGCCCTGCTCAAGCGCCTCGATCCGGACCGCGAGATCACCGTCTGGGAGCGCAACGCCCCCGACCACACCTTCGGCTTCGGCGTCGTCCTCTCCGACGAGACCCTCGGCGGCATCGAGCACGCCGACCCGGTCATCTACCGCGCGCTCCAAGCCGAGTTCGTGCGCTGGGACGACATCGCCATCGTGCACCGCGGCCGGACCCTCACCTCCGGCGGCCACGGCTTCGCCGCGCTCGGCCGCCGCCGGCTGCTGGCGGTCCTGCACGAGCGCTGCCGGTCGCTGGGCGTCCGACTGGTCTTCCGCACCGAGGCCCCGCCGGCCGCCGAACTCGCCCGCGACCACGACCTGGTGATCGCCGCCGACGGCGTGCACAGCACCACCCGCACCGCGCACGACGAGGTCTTCCGCCCGCAACTGACCGCCCACCGGTGCCGCTACATCTGGCTCTCGGCCGACTTCGCCCTGGACTCCTTCCGCTTCGAGATCGCCGACACCGGCCACGGCATCGCCCAGCTCCACGCCTATCCGTACGCCCGCCCGTCGCCCGGCCACCACCCCTCACCGACGCCTCCTTGGACTCCGTCCAGGGGCTCGCGGCCCCCTCTCCCGAAGCCGGACCGTCCCGGCGACCCCGACGCCCCCGACGAGGGCGCCAGCACCGTCATCGTCGAGATGCGCGAGGAGGTCTGGCGCGCCAACGGGCTGGACGCCCTCGACGAGCGCGCCTCGGCCGCCTGGTGCGCCGAACTCTTCGCCGCCACCCTGCGCGGCCGCCCGCTGCGCACCAACAACTCCGCCTGGATCGCCTTCCGCACGGTCGTCAACGAGCGCTGGTCGCACGGCCGGATCGTGCTGCTCGGCGACGCCGCGCACACCGCCCACTTCTCCATCGGCTCCGGCACCAAGCTGGCCGTCGAGGACGCCCTCGCGCTCGCCGCGTGCCTGCGGGAACGGCCCACCCTCCCGGAGGCCCTGGCCGCCTACGAGGCCGAGCGCCGCCCCGTCGTGGCCTCAACCCAGCGCGCCGCGCGCGCCAGCCTCGCCTGGTTCGAGGAGCTGGCCACCTACGCCGACCAGCCGCCGCACCAGTTCGCCTTCAACCTGCTGACCCGCAGCCGCCGGGTCACCCACGACAACCTGCGGCTGCGGGACGCCGAGTTCACCGACGCGGTGGCCGCCGAGGCCGGCGTCCCCGACGGGACGCCGCCGATGTTCACCCCCTTCCGGCTGCGCGGGCTGACCCTGCGCAACCGGGTCGTGGTCTCGCCGATGGACATGTACGCCGCGGACGGGGCGGGTACCCCCGGGGACTTCCACCTCGTCCACCTCGGCGCCCGCGCGCTGGGCGGGGCCGGGCTGGTGATGACGGAGATGGTGTGCGTCAGCCCCGAGGGGCGGATCACACCGGCCTGCACGGGGCTGTACGCGCCGGAGCACGAGCGGGCCTGGCGGCGGGTCACCGACTTCGTGCACGGCCAGGCCCCCGGCACCGCCCTCGGCGTCCAGCTCGGCCACGCCGGCCGCAAGGGCTCGACCCGGCGGATGTGGGAGGGCATCGACCAGCCGCTGCCGGACGGCAACTGGCCGGTCGTCGCCGCCTCCCCGCTGCCCTACCGCCCGGGCGTCAACCAGATCCCGCACGCCCTGACCGCATCGGAACTCGTCGCCGTGCGCGACCAGTTCGTCGGCTCCGCCGCCCGCGCCGCCCGCGCCGGCTTCGACCTGCTCGAACTGCACTGCGCGCACGGCTATCTGCTCTCCGGCTTCCTCTCCCCGCTGACCAACCAGCGCACCGACGCCTACGGCGGCTGTCTGGAAGGCCGGCTCCGCTTCCCCCTCGAAGTCTTCGACGCGGTCCGCGAACGGTGGCCGGACGACCGGCCGATGACGGTCCGGATCTCCGCCACCGACTGGGCGGAGGGCGGCACCACCCCCGAGGACGCCGTCGCCATCGCGGCCGCCTTCGCCGAGCACGGTGCCGACGCCATCGACGTCTCCACCGGACAGGTGGTGTCGCACGAGCGCCCCGACTTCGGCCGCTCCTACCAGACGCCGTTCGCCGACCGGATCCGCAACACCCTCGGCATCCCCGTCATCGCGGTCGGCGCCATCTCCTCCTGGGACGACGTCAACTCCCTGATCCTGGCCGGCAGAACCGACCTGTGCGCGCTGGCCCGCCCCCACCTCTACGACCCGCACTGGACCCTGCACGCCGCCGCCGAACAGGGCTACGCCGGCCCCGGCGCCCCCTGGCCACCGTCCTACCAGGCGGGCAGCCGCACCCCGCCCACCGGCCGTACCGATGCGCCGAAGCCCCGCCTCACGCTGCACTGA
- a CDS encoding enoyl-CoA hydratase family protein: protein MSPFAGSARSTGAWQHIRVSGEDGVVTVTLARPEKLNALTFEAYADLRDLLAELSRERSVRALVLAGEGRGFCSGGDVEEIIGVTLGMDTAQLLDFNRMTGQVVRAIRECPFPVVAAVHGVAAGAGAVLALAADFRVADPSARFAFLFTRVGLSGGDMGAAYLLPRVVGLGHATRVLMLGDPVRAPEAERIGLISELTEEGRADERAAALARRLADGPALAHAQTKALLTAELDMPLAAAVELDANTQALLMNSADYAEFHAAFTAKRSPQWQGK from the coding sequence ATGAGCCCGTTCGCAGGATCCGCCCGCAGCACCGGCGCATGGCAGCACATCAGGGTCAGCGGGGAGGACGGCGTCGTGACCGTCACCCTCGCCCGCCCCGAGAAGCTCAACGCGCTGACCTTCGAGGCGTACGCCGACCTCCGCGACCTGCTCGCCGAACTCTCCCGGGAGCGCTCCGTGCGCGCCCTGGTCCTGGCCGGCGAGGGGCGCGGCTTCTGCTCCGGCGGGGACGTCGAGGAGATCATCGGCGTCACCCTCGGCATGGACACCGCCCAACTCCTGGACTTCAACCGGATGACCGGGCAGGTCGTCCGGGCGATCCGGGAGTGCCCGTTCCCGGTGGTCGCGGCCGTGCACGGGGTGGCCGCCGGCGCCGGCGCGGTACTCGCCCTGGCCGCCGACTTCCGGGTCGCCGACCCCTCCGCCCGCTTCGCGTTCCTCTTCACCCGGGTCGGCCTCTCCGGCGGCGACATGGGCGCGGCCTATCTGCTGCCGCGCGTCGTCGGCCTCGGGCACGCCACCCGGGTGCTGATGCTCGGCGACCCGGTGCGGGCCCCCGAGGCCGAACGGATCGGCCTGATCAGTGAGTTGACCGAGGAGGGCCGGGCCGACGAGCGGGCCGCGGCGCTGGCCCGACGGCTCGCCGACGGCCCCGCGCTCGCCCACGCCCAGACCAAGGCGCTGCTCACCGCCGAGCTGGACATGCCGCTGGCCGCCGCCGTCGAACTGGACGCCAACACCCAGGCGTTGCTGATGAACAGCGCCGACTACGCCGAGTTCCACGCCGCGTTCACCGCGAAGCGGTCGCCCCAGTGGCAGGGGAAGTGA
- a CDS encoding amino acid permease yields the protein MLRPGTSGLRIKSPDLLLAESGADLHGHGLRRSMGLFQLLCFGVGAIVGTGIFVGLSDTVAQAGPAVIVSFVLAAVTCVFTAFAFAELGGAIPVSGSSYSYAYATLGERTAFLVGWCLLLEYGVSVSAVAVGWGQYLNQLLGSLTGWQLPAALANPPGDGGIVNLPAVVVVLLAAVLLVRGVRESARATAAMAVLKLAVLALFCVIGFGAFHSGNLSPFAPEGLAGITSGASVAFFSYIGFDAITTAGEEVRDPRRNIPLAIMICIGVVTALYCLVALAAIGALSAGEVAGRPAALSLIVDRVTLPQALGSAQAGETPFGVGGAVIAFGAVVAIASVVLAVMYGQTRILMAMSRDGLVPRVFARVSPRTATPVANTWIVAVVFALPAAVVPLDVVMNLTTIGTLAVMAAVNVSLLVLRRTRPDLPRRFRVPLFPLSPLLGIAFCGYLIYGTGPATWLQFAGFLALGALVYALYGRRHSRLARGGADGPVPDGAGDFPGPRASGEGAPGGGAADSGYVGSGSGDRPDRGGN from the coding sequence ATGCTCCGCCCAGGCACGTCCGGATTGCGCATCAAGTCGCCCGATCTCCTCCTCGCCGAATCCGGAGCGGACCTCCACGGCCATGGCCTGCGCCGCAGCATGGGCCTGTTCCAACTCCTCTGCTTCGGCGTCGGCGCCATCGTCGGCACCGGCATCTTCGTCGGCCTGTCCGACACCGTCGCCCAGGCCGGCCCCGCGGTCATCGTCTCCTTCGTGCTGGCGGCCGTCACCTGCGTCTTCACCGCCTTCGCCTTCGCCGAACTCGGCGGTGCGATCCCGGTCTCCGGCAGCTCGTACTCCTACGCCTACGCCACCCTCGGCGAGCGGACCGCCTTCCTCGTCGGCTGGTGCCTGCTGCTCGAATACGGCGTCTCGGTCTCCGCGGTCGCCGTCGGCTGGGGCCAGTACCTCAACCAACTGCTCGGCAGCCTCACTGGGTGGCAACTGCCCGCCGCGCTCGCCAACCCGCCCGGCGACGGCGGCATCGTCAACCTCCCCGCCGTCGTCGTGGTGCTGCTGGCCGCGGTGCTGTTGGTGCGCGGCGTCCGGGAGAGCGCCCGGGCGACCGCGGCGATGGCGGTGCTCAAGCTGGCCGTGCTGGCGCTGTTCTGCGTGATCGGCTTCGGCGCGTTCCACAGCGGGAACCTCTCCCCGTTCGCCCCGGAGGGGCTGGCGGGGATCACCTCCGGCGCCTCCGTCGCGTTCTTCTCGTACATCGGCTTCGACGCGATCACCACCGCCGGCGAGGAGGTGCGCGATCCGCGCCGCAACATCCCGCTCGCGATCATGATCTGCATCGGCGTGGTCACCGCCCTGTACTGCCTGGTCGCCCTCGCCGCGATCGGTGCGCTCTCCGCGGGGGAGGTGGCGGGCCGCCCGGCCGCGCTGTCGCTGATCGTCGACCGGGTCACCCTTCCCCAAGCTCTCGGCTCCGCTCAAGCAGGGGAGACCCCATTCGGCGTCGGCGGCGCGGTGATCGCCTTCGGCGCGGTCGTCGCCATCGCCTCCGTGGTCCTCGCCGTGATGTACGGGCAGACCCGCATCCTGATGGCGATGTCCCGGGACGGCCTGGTCCCGCGGGTCTTCGCCCGGGTCTCGCCCCGGACCGCCACGCCCGTCGCCAACACCTGGATCGTCGCGGTGGTCTTCGCCCTTCCTGCCGCCGTCGTCCCGCTGGACGTGGTGATGAACCTGACCACCATCGGCACGCTCGCGGTCATGGCGGCGGTCAACGTCAGCCTGCTGGTGCTCCGCCGCACCCGGCCCGACCTGCCGCGCCGTTTCCGCGTTCCGCTCTTCCCGCTCAGCCCGCTGCTCGGCATCGCCTTCTGCGGCTACCTCATCTACGGCACCGGCCCGGCCACTTGGCTGCAGTTCGCCGGCTTCCTCGCCCTCGGCGCGCTGGTCTACGCGCTGTACGGGCGCCGGCACTCGCGCCTCGCGAGGGGCGGGGCCGACGGGCCCGTCCCGGACGGCGCGGGGGACTTCCCGGGGCCGCGGGCGAGCGGCGAGGGGGCGCCAGGGGGCGGCGCGGCGGACTCCGGTTACGTGGGCTCCGGCAGTGGGGACCGCCCGGACCGTGGCGGCAACTGA
- the argF gene encoding ornithine carbamoyltransferase has product MAIDLKGRHFLKELDFSAEEFRRLIELAAELKAAKRAGTEVRRMEGRNIALIFEKTSTRTRCSFEVAAADQGASTTYLDPSGSQLGHKESVKDTARVLGRMFDAIEFRGSRQADVEELAAHAGVPVYNGLTDDWHPTQMLADVLTMVEHGGGRPLEETAFAYLGDARSNMGNSYLVTGALLGMDVRIVAPKQLWPGEGVIARARALAETSGARITLTEEVAEGVRGADFVATDVWVSIGEPKEVWDERIALLAPYAVTMDVLRATGRPDVKFLHCLPAFHDLGTTVSREIHARHGLTSLEVTDEVFESAHSVVFDEAENRMHTIKAVMVATLGR; this is encoded by the coding sequence ATGGCGATAGACCTCAAGGGCCGCCACTTCCTCAAGGAACTGGACTTCAGCGCCGAGGAGTTCCGTCGACTGATCGAGCTGGCCGCCGAGTTGAAAGCGGCCAAGCGCGCCGGTACCGAGGTCCGCCGCATGGAGGGCCGCAACATCGCCCTGATCTTCGAGAAGACCTCGACCCGGACCCGCTGTTCCTTCGAGGTCGCGGCCGCGGATCAGGGCGCCTCGACCACCTACCTCGACCCGTCCGGCTCGCAGCTCGGGCACAAGGAGTCGGTCAAGGACACCGCCCGCGTCCTCGGCCGGATGTTTGACGCCATCGAGTTCCGCGGCAGCCGCCAGGCCGACGTCGAGGAGCTCGCGGCGCACGCCGGGGTGCCCGTCTACAACGGGCTCACCGACGACTGGCACCCGACCCAGATGCTCGCCGACGTGCTGACCATGGTCGAGCACGGCGGCGGCCGCCCCCTGGAGGAGACCGCCTTCGCCTACCTCGGGGACGCCCGCAGCAACATGGGCAACTCCTACCTCGTCACCGGCGCCCTCCTCGGCATGGACGTACGGATCGTCGCCCCGAAGCAGTTGTGGCCGGGGGAGGGCGTGATCGCGCGGGCGCGGGCGCTCGCGGAGACCAGCGGGGCCCGGATCACGCTCACCGAGGAGGTCGCCGAGGGTGTGCGGGGCGCCGACTTCGTCGCCACCGACGTCTGGGTGTCCATAGGGGAGCCCAAGGAGGTCTGGGACGAGCGGATCGCGCTGCTCGCCCCGTACGCGGTGACGATGGACGTGCTGCGCGCCACCGGCCGGCCCGACGTGAAGTTCCTGCACTGCCTGCCCGCCTTCCACGACCTCGGCACCACGGTCAGCCGGGAGATCCACGCCCGCCACGGGCTGACCTCGCTGGAGGTCACCGACGAGGTCTTCGAGTCCGCGCACTCGGTCGTCTTCGACGAGGCGGAGAACCGGATGCACACCATCAAGGCCGTGATGGTGGCGACGCTGGGGCGGTAG